In Shewanella sp. VB17, a single genomic region encodes these proteins:
- a CDS encoding transcriptional regulator, whose amino-acid sequence MTEDAPKKVAPAHINPAKRARSATETRHRNATTTPEMRRFIQASDLSVSQLAKVLNISEATTRKWRKRNSVADTSNTPHNLNTTLTPLQEYVVVGLRYQLKIPLDRLLVVTQRYINPNVSRSGLARCLKRYGVSRIRGIESPQVPRRYFNQLPITQGSDVQTYTLHYETLAEMLALPTPESHNVVQVVSLTIPPQLTNEDAYSILLGVDPDSDWIYLDIYKDGNTQATNRYIANVLTHGPFHLRKLLVRNYHTFLQRFPGARLSHTSAMEYVETHNKTPDNQAPSGDS is encoded by the coding sequence ATGACTGAAGACGCTCCTAAGAAGGTAGCTCCGGCACATATAAATCCGGCTAAACGTGCGCGAAGTGCGACAGAAACTCGGCACCGCAATGCCACCACAACACCAGAGATGCGTCGATTTATTCAAGCATCTGATCTGAGTGTATCCCAACTGGCTAAAGTCCTTAATATTAGCGAAGCGACTACACGTAAATGGCGTAAGCGTAACTCTGTTGCAGATACCTCAAACACGCCTCACAACCTCAATACGACACTCACTCCCTTGCAAGAATATGTGGTCGTCGGCCTGAGGTACCAGTTAAAGATCCCCTTAGACAGATTATTGGTGGTAACACAGCGCTACATTAACCCCAATGTTTCCCGTTCTGGTCTAGCGCGCTGTTTGAAACGCTATGGTGTATCACGCATCCGTGGCATTGAAAGCCCACAGGTTCCCAGACGTTATTTTAACCAGCTTCCCATTACTCAAGGTAGTGACGTGCAAACTTACACGCTCCACTACGAAACACTCGCTGAGATGTTGGCCTTACCAACACCAGAGAGTCACAATGTGGTTCAGGTCGTGTCCTTAACGATCCCACCTCAACTCACTAACGAAGACGCTTATTCAATTCTTCTCGGTGTCGATCCTGACAGTGATTGGATCTATTTAGATATTTATAAAGATGGTAATACCCAAGCCACCAACCGATATATCGCCAATGTGTTAACGCATGGGCCGTTTCATCTGCGTAAGTTGCTCGTTCGCAACTACCATACCTTTTTACAACGTTTTCCTGGAGCCAGACTTAGTCATACTTCTGCCATGGAATACGTTGAAACTCATAACAAGACACCTGATAATCAGGCACCCAGTGGAGACT